One genomic window of Helicobacter canis includes the following:
- a CDS encoding UDP-glucuronic acid decarboxylase family protein — protein MLNKKILVTGGAGFLGSHLCERLLDRGDEVLCVDNLFTGTKQNIMHLLQNPRFEFMRHDVTFPLYVEVDEIYNLACPASPVHYQFDPVQTTKTSVMGAINMLGLAKRVKAKILQASTSEVYGDPEIHPQVESYKGSVNPIGIRACYDEGKRCAETLFFDYQRQHNLNIKVMRIFNTYGPRMHPNDGRVVSNFIIQALRGEDITIYGDGSQTRSFCYVDDLISGMVSLMDSKDGFYGPVNIGNPHEFSMLELAKNVLELTESKSKLVFLPLPQDDPKQRQPDITLAKKELNFSPKVQLREGLEKTIAYFKGLQ, from the coding sequence ATGCTAAACAAAAAGATTCTAGTAACTGGAGGGGCTGGGTTTTTAGGCTCACATTTATGCGAAAGACTACTTGATCGCGGTGATGAAGTGCTGTGTGTGGATAATCTTTTCACCGGCACAAAGCAAAATATTATGCACCTTTTGCAAAACCCTAGATTTGAATTTATGCGACACGATGTAACTTTCCCTTTGTATGTGGAGGTTGATGAGATTTATAACCTTGCTTGTCCAGCAAGCCCTGTGCATTATCAGTTTGACCCTGTGCAAACGACTAAAACTTCTGTAATGGGGGCAATCAATATGCTAGGGCTTGCTAAACGCGTGAAAGCTAAGATTTTACAAGCTTCCACAAGCGAAGTCTATGGCGATCCTGAAATCCACCCGCAAGTAGAATCCTATAAAGGCTCTGTCAATCCTATCGGCATAAGGGCGTGCTATGACGAGGGCAAGAGATGTGCGGAGACGCTGTTTTTTGACTATCAAAGGCAGCATAACCTAAACATTAAGGTAATGCGAATTTTCAATACCTATGGTCCTAGAATGCACCCAAATGATGGGCGTGTGGTGAGTAACTTTATCATTCAGGCTTTGCGTGGGGAGGACATTACCATTTATGGCGATGGGAGTCAAACGCGAAGCTTTTGCTATGTAGATGATTTGATTAGTGGAATGGTGTCCCTTATGGATAGCAAAGATGGATTCTATGGACCGGTAAATATCGGCAATCCGCACGAATTTAGTATGCTAGAGCTTGCCAAAAATGTGCTTGAGCTCACAGAATCTAAATCAAAGCTTGTATTTCTACCCCTGCCACAAGATGATCCCAAGCAACGCCAACCAGACATAACCCTAGCCAAAAAAGAGCTAAATTTTAGCCCAAAAGTGCAGCTAAGAGAAGGGCTAGAAAAGACGATAGCATACTTCAAAGGATTACAATAG
- the lepA gene encoding translation elongation factor 4 produces MQQFIRNFSIIAHIDHGKSTLADRIIQECGAVSEREMTAQIMDTMDIEKERGITIKAQSVRLRYVYQGQEYILNLIDTPGHVDFSYEVSRSLSSCEGALLVVDATQGVEAQTIANVYIALDNNLEIIPVVNKIDLPAADVPKVCSEIEESIGLECSNAISVSAKSGIGIAELLESIVRKIPAPNGEPNAPTKALIYDSWFDNYLGALALVRLKDGSLTKGQSVLVMSSQKSYEILGLYYPHPVQKIPTNRIECGEIGIISLGVKSLTDLAVGDTITDAQTPISEPIEGFKPAKPFVFAGIYPIETDKFEELREALKKLKLNDSALSFEPETSVALGYGFRVGFLGLLHMEVVKERLEREFGLSLIATAPTVVYEVYLTDGSMIEVQNPSELPEVQKIDHIKEPYVRASIITPSEFVGNIITLLANRRGVQEKMDYITQDRVLLEYALPSNEIVMDFYDKLKSCTKGYASFDYEPIEYRSGDLVRLDIRVAGEIVDALSIIVEKSKAYEKGRALVESMKDLIPRQLFEVAIQASIGSKIIARESVRSVGKNVTAKCYGGDITRKRKLLEKQKEGKKRLKSIGKVDLPQEAFLAVLKID; encoded by the coding sequence GTGCAGCAATTTATCCGCAATTTTTCTATCATCGCCCACATTGATCACGGCAAATCCACGCTCGCAGATAGGATTATCCAAGAGTGCGGGGCAGTGAGTGAGCGCGAGATGACCGCGCAAATTATGGACACTATGGATATAGAAAAGGAGCGTGGGATCACTATCAAAGCCCAATCTGTGCGCTTGCGCTATGTCTATCAAGGACAGGAATATATCCTAAATCTCATCGACACGCCCGGACATGTGGATTTCAGCTATGAAGTCTCGCGCTCTCTTAGCTCCTGTGAGGGGGCATTACTAGTGGTTGATGCCACGCAAGGCGTAGAAGCCCAGACCATTGCCAATGTCTATATCGCCCTTGATAATAACCTAGAAATCATCCCAGTGGTCAATAAAATCGATCTCCCAGCAGCCGATGTGCCAAAGGTGTGTAGCGAGATTGAAGAAAGCATAGGGCTTGAGTGCTCTAATGCCATAAGCGTGAGTGCCAAAAGCGGCATAGGCATAGCCGAGCTACTAGAATCCATTGTGCGTAAAATCCCTGCCCCAAATGGCGAGCCAAACGCCCCTACAAAGGCTCTCATCTATGATAGCTGGTTTGACAACTACCTAGGCGCGCTAGCTCTCGTGCGGCTAAAGGACGGCAGCCTAACAAAAGGGCAGAGCGTGCTTGTGATGAGTAGCCAAAAGTCCTATGAAATCCTAGGGCTCTACTATCCTCACCCTGTGCAGAAAATCCCTACAAATCGCATTGAGTGCGGCGAGATAGGGATCATATCGCTTGGGGTAAAGTCCCTAACCGATCTAGCAGTAGGCGATACGATCACTGATGCGCAAACACCCATAAGTGAGCCAATAGAGGGCTTTAAACCTGCCAAGCCCTTTGTCTTTGCTGGAATCTATCCCATTGAGACAGATAAATTTGAAGAGCTGCGCGAAGCATTGAAAAAGCTTAAGCTCAATGACTCTGCCCTAAGCTTTGAGCCAGAGACTTCTGTCGCGCTGGGCTATGGATTTCGCGTGGGGTTTTTGGGGCTTTTGCATATGGAGGTGGTCAAAGAGCGGCTGGAGAGGGAGTTTGGGCTAAGTCTCATCGCCACTGCGCCAACGGTGGTGTATGAGGTCTATCTCACTGATGGCTCTATGATAGAAGTGCAAAATCCAAGCGAGCTGCCAGAAGTGCAAAAAATCGATCACATCAAAGAGCCTTATGTCCGTGCTAGTATCATCACGCCAAGTGAGTTTGTGGGCAATATCATCACGCTTTTAGCAAATCGCCGTGGTGTGCAGGAGAAAATGGACTATATCACGCAAGATCGTGTGCTGCTAGAATACGCGCTTCCTAGCAATGAGATTGTAATGGATTTTTATGACAAGCTAAAATCCTGCACGAAAGGCTATGCGAGCTTTGATTATGAGCCTATCGAGTATAGGAGCGGGGATTTGGTGCGGCTTGATATACGCGTAGCAGGCGAGATTGTCGATGCGCTCTCAATCATTGTGGAAAAATCCAAAGCCTATGAAAAGGGGCGAGCATTAGTGGAGTCTATGAAAGATCTTATCCCGCGCCAGCTCTTTGAAGTAGCGATCCAAGCGAGCATTGGCTCAAAGATTATCGCGCGCGAGAGTGTGCGATCTGTGGGCAA